The stretch of DNA TCATGTAGAGCAATGATACTAGGATTAGGAAGACGCTCATAGAACTTAGAAATCTCAATTTGCTCTTTATTCTCGTGAATCTCTTCTAAGGTATCCGTTGTAGACGCAAATTCATCCAATTTAGCGTGCAATTCTTTTTTCAAATCAATACCAATTTGATTCGCACGACGTGAAATGATATTTAATGATTGGTAGATGTTTCCACCTCCAAGCGCTGAAATCTCATCCAAATTACGAGCAACGATATAAGGATTGATGCCCTGTGCTTTTTGTTTAATTTCGTTATTTCTGTTAATGTTCATTGCGTATTTTTTTGATTTTGTTGTTGGCAGATTCGTAAATAGTATCAACTTCCTTAATATACTTGCTTTCTCCGTGTCTTTTTTTGAAATTCACACAAGCTAAAGCGGTTTCTTCGTAACGTTCAATTTGTTTTGACAAAATAGATTGTTGAGCATATTTAAACGTTGAACGGATAACCATATACCGTATATATTCTCCTTCTTTGGTATCAGGATAGTCTATTAATAAGTTCTTGAAGGTATGCGTAGCAGCTTTGTAGTGTTTACGTTTGTAATACCCTTTGGCACTATCAAATGCTTTTAGCTCCAATTTAGCTCGCAATTCATCAATTCTTTCATTCGAAGCAGCGACTTTTTCGCTTTCAGGATAAGTATTAACAAAAACTTGTAAGCCTTCAATACCACTTTCTGTATCTTCTTGGGTCAGCCTAAAGTTGGGCGATAATTTATAGTATGAATCTGCACTCATAAATAAAGCCTCTTCAGCATAAACTCCATTGGGAAACGTTGATGAAAATTGCTTAAAATAATAAGACGCAAAAGAGTAATTTTTTAGATGATAATGCGTGTAAGCATAATAAAAATATACTTTTTCTGCTTTTTCTGTCAAACGGACATGTCCAATTAGATCTTCTAACAAATATTGAGCTTTAAGCCATTCTCCCGCTTCATAAAATTCAAAAGCTTTGGTTAGTTTTAGATCGTTGTCACTTGATAAACGCAGTTTTTCATAACTACTTTTGCAACTCGAAAATAACAATACGATCACTAACAAACTACTAATTAATATTCCTCTCTGTTTTAGCATAGCTGCAAATGTACGGTTTTTATACTGTTTTTTAATGAAAATAGTTAGTTTTTTAATCTCATTACT from Aureispira anguillae encodes:
- a CDS encoding outer membrane protein assembly factor BamD, giving the protein MLKQRGILISSLLVIVLLFSSCKSSYEKLRLSSDNDLKLTKAFEFYEAGEWLKAQYLLEDLIGHVRLTEKAEKVYFYYAYTHYHLKNYSFASYYFKQFSSTFPNGVYAEEALFMSADSYYKLSPNFRLTQEDTESGIEGLQVFVNTYPESEKVAASNERIDELRAKLELKAFDSAKGYYKRKHYKAATHTFKNLLIDYPDTKEGEYIRYMVIRSTFKYAQQSILSKQIERYEETALACVNFKKRHGESKYIKEVDTIYESANNKIKKIRNEH
- a CDS encoding DNA-directed RNA polymerase subunit omega, which gives rise to MNINRNNEIKQKAQGINPYIVARNLDEISALGGGNIYQSLNIISRRANQIGIDLKKELHAKLDEFASTTDTLEEIHENKEQIEISKFYERLPNPSIIALHEFFDGKVYHRFKDTEK